In Flavobacterium hankyongi, the genomic window AGCAATACTATCTTTATTGATTTTTTGTTGAATTTGTTGATAATCTTTGTCGTTTAAAAACAGCGGCAAATTATCGTAAACAAACTGAAAAGTTTCCTGAATATTTTCTTCGTCAACTTTACCTTGTATGTCTTTTATATAGTCATTACAGCTTTGAACAGAATCTAAAAAAACATCAGCAGCTTCAGACAAATCATCGACTGAACCGTTTTTATCCTTTTCTATAATAACAGTGATTTTATCAGAAAACTTTAACTGCTGAAGTACTTTAGCTGTTACATCTGACTTTTCATTTTTAGGAATAATTCTCGTTATGTCTTCTTCAAATTTAATTTTTGAAGCTAAAAAACCAAAAATCAACAAAATCAAAGCAGCAATTGATACTGCCAACCACTTGTTTTGCTCTACAAACTGATGAATTTTGATAAAAAAACGATGCATTTACTTTTTTGATTTTTTGGAAAGCGAAAGTACTAAATAACTTCCAACCCCAAAAATAAATGCCATAACAGTTGCTAAAATAAAACTTCCAATAAGATATTGAACAATGTTGGTTTTTACATGATTAAAGGTAATAGGATTGCCAAAAGTGAATTTTGCTTTGTCTTCTACAAAAAGACCTCCTACTTTTAAAGAACCATAGATTATAAAGGGAATCATGGGAGGAATACTTACGTTCGAAAAAGTAAAGGCTAATGCCTTATTCCAACGAAGAAGTACTGCTACAGAAATTACCATTGCCGTTTGAAATCCCCAAAATGGAGCAATACCGCAAAATACTCCTAGAGCAATAGAAAGCGCTTTTTTTAGATTAGAATCTGAACTAGAAAGCACATCTTCTTTAAAAAAAGCTATAAAACTTTTTTTTTTGAAACTCCTGAAAAAATTTCTTGGTTTAATATATAGGAATAATAAAAGAACCAAAACAGTATTTAAAATACTGATTCGGGTGAAATCGCGAAAAGGTCTAAAATGTGAAACCCTTTCAGTTGGATCGTACAGCACTTTTATTGGTACATTTTTTACTGGGATATCATTCCAAGCTGTACGGACAATGATTTCTATTTCGAATTCAAATTTTTTGGTAAAAAACTTATTCGGAATAGCATTCAAAGGATAAAGTCGGTATCCCGATTGCGTGTCATTCAATTCAATTCCTGTTTCGAACCAAAACCAGAAATTTGAAAATTTATTTCCAAAACTGCTTTTTTTAGGAACACTTTCATGAGACATGTTTCGGCTTCCTATCAACAAAACATCTTTTTCTTCGCTTTCTAGAGCATCAAGAAAAACAGAAATATCATCAGGAAAATGCTGACCGTCTGAGTCGATAGTAATTGCATAATCAAAACCTAATGACTTCGCTTTTCGAAAACCTTCTTTTAAAGCATTTCCTTTACCTTGGTTTTTACCAACGGTGATTAAGGTAATTCTTTTGTACTCATTAAGTATTTGAGAAGTAGTATCTGTAGAACCATCATTTACTACTATAACACTATTAGTTAGTTCTAGAACTCCATCTAAAACTCGCTGCAATGTCTTATGATTATTATAAGTAGGGATAATAACACAAACATTCATTTTTATCATTCTTTCTGAAACAGATACTGCAGAATACATGTGTGTTATTTTATTTTTTGCTTTTCAGCTTCGGTAAAAATTTTAGACTGATTTATGTAGGTTTTAATGTATTCTTTCAAATCCTTTGATTGCTTTTCAAACGAACTCACAATCATTTTTTTATCTTCATCAATATTAGCCTTGTATTTTAAAAACTTTGGTGTGTTTTCTTGAACGCTTAATCTAATTAGTCTTATTTCAGCATTGTTTGGCTCTTGCTTTACAGAGCTTTCAAGTGTTGTAACCCCTTCGATAAATAAATCTTTTTTATCTTTTCTATCTGAAGCGTATTTTGATTTTAAAGCTAATGCTGCTCCTTTATAAGCAAGCATTGTTTTGTTGTCTTTATTATATTTAGCTAACAAATTGTAAAACTTCTCAGCATTTTGTTTGCTTTTTGAAGCTGCATAATATTGATCTCTTACATCTGATGGATTTTGGATGAAAGAGAAAAAAGTAAACAATATTATTACTAAAGATTTCACTTTATGCTTTTATATAAGTATTCGTTAATTTAAGAGCTACAGTTTCATCAAACCTTGTAGTGTTTTTTACTTTAATTTCTGATACTAAATCACCAGAAATTTCAAGCTCTAAATCCAATTTTGGGTTGTTATCAGGATTGATAAGTGCCATAAATTTGACATTAGAAGAACTTTTCATAAACAAAGAACTACCCAGAATTTCCTGAGTAAGTTCTTTGATAATTTGCATCATACAAACACCTGGTGTTACAGGATTTCCAGGAAAGTGTCCTTTAAAAATGTCATGCTCTCTATTAAGCAAAACAACTGCATTGTATTTGCCTTCAGCAATATTTTCTAATTTCTCGACAGTATAAAAATCTTTTAGTAACATGTTTGTAATCTTTATTTTATTAGAATGTATAAGTGATACCTGTTTGGAAAACAACATTTGTAGAATCCCAATCACCATTATCATTAACAGGAATTATTCCTTTTTTAATTCTAGCTTCTATTCCGAAGTTTTTTGTAATATCAAATCCAGCTCCTAAAAAGAATGCAAAATCGATAGCTGTTAAATCATCATTATAATAGTAATCATTATTATAATAATAACCATCATTATAAGCAGTCCCTAATTTTTTTCCAGCATCTTTAACTTTGATATCAAGAGTAGGCCCAAGATGAATATTGAATTTATCAAATTTGAATTTATTAGCTACCCCAAGTGATAAATAAGAAACTTTAATTTCTGAATTATAACGTCTATTATCCACATCAATATACTCATATTTAGCTCCTTGTCTAGTATAGTTAATCTCTGGCTGAAGTGTATACACTTTAGACAAGTTTAAAGCACCAAAAGCACCAATATAAAAATCAGTTCTAGTACTATACTTTTCATTTGGGTTATCTGTTTGAGTTAAATGAGCAAAGTTGGCTCCTCCTCTAATTCCAGGTCTAAACTTAGACTGTGCATTAACTTGTGTAATTCCTAAAAAGCATAAAAATGCTACAATAATTGTTTTTTTCATTCGAAATTCTAGGTTAATTAATGATTTGATTTAATTCAATTTTTAATTTAATGTTTTTATGATTGATCCTAATCATCTCGGCAAAAGTAGTGTTTTTTGACTCAAATTCGAAAACTACCTTTTCTTTATATTTTGAGGCACTTATCAATTTGATCAATTTATTGTCATTCCTATTAATGAAAAAATAAATAAATCTTTTATCGTTATTTGATTTGTAAACATTGAATAAATCATTTTCAAAAGATTGATTTATTTGATGATGAACTTTAAGCAATAATCTAAAATCTTCTTTCAGTGTATTTAAAATAATTTTTTTATCTAATTGCTCAATGATATAATTTACTTTAAACTCATTATCGGACAATTCAAAATCCATCAATTTATTTCCAAATTCGGTTGTAAAAACAACCCTATGTACTGAATCTGATATTTTTTTGGCAACAAAAATTCCACCTAGTTTATTTCCATAAACCTCTATTTGAGCTTTATAAACATAATCTATCTCTGGATTATCAAAATAGGGATTTTTAAACTCTTTTATAGAAGTTTGCTTAACAACAGAATTCTGTACCTGATATGGTTTACAGGATACTAATTGAAATAAAAGAGCACTAATTAGTAAAAGCCGAATCATCAATTTTTGCATTAACTTGCTTGTTTTTAAATACAATTTTTGTGTAATCGCCCGAAGGTTCTATAAGTTTAACTTGCGAAACAGTCGACTCATTTTCAGGAAAAAATAAATTTACTTCCTTAATGTACTTTTTAATCGTAGCTGTCTTAGGAAACAATTTTGCAATATTAAAATCTTTAGTTTTATAATAAACAATTGTAAATTCATTATCATCAAACATATTTCCACTCACACTTCCTACAATAAGTTTGTTGATCTTTTCAAACATTTTACTTTTTGCATCAACAGTACTCTTATTCCCTTGATCGTTGATATATATTTTATTGTTTTTAAAAACAATACTATATTGATATGGTTTTGTATACTGCCAATTAAGCAAATTTGATGCTTTAAAAGCCATTTTACCAGAAGTTTCTATGTCTTTTGATAAAAAGTCCATGTGTTTGTACTGTACAAAATCAGTTTTAAGTGTTTTTATACTTTTCGTTTCTTTAGTCACTTCAGCTTTAAAATTTGTAATTTCTGAATTTGACATTTTTTGTTCTTGGGCAAAACCTATTAAAACAAAAAGTAAAAGTATGACTGTATATAATCTAGTTTTCATAAGCCGAAATATTCAATAATTCATCTACGGTTATCATTTGATAATTCTCCGATTGCAAAAATAGCAATAACTGTTCCAATACATTCACTGTTTTTAAAGAAGTGTCGTGAAGCAATATAATTCCACCCGATTGAATTCTCTTTTTTATGCGTTCTAAAATTTGTGATTCATCTTCAATTACTGTATCTAAAGATCTTATATTCCAACCTATTACAGAATGTCCAGTTTTTGCAATTGCCTTAGCTACATTAGGATTAGTAACTCCAAAAGGAGGTCTAAAAAGAAGTGATTTTTTTTGAATTTTATTTTCTAATAAAGTATTTGTTTGAGTAATTTCTTGTTCAACTTCATTTGTCGAAAAGAAACCAAAAGACTTAGAATGTGAATACGTATGATTCCCAACAGTATGTCCTTCGCTTACAATTCGTTGTAAAATGTCAGGATGTTTTTCAATTTGTGTTCCAATGCAGAAAAAAGTTCCTTTGGCATTGTATTGTAAAAGAAGATCCAAAACTTTATCAGTCATTTCATGTGGACCATCATCAAATGTAAGAGCTATTCTCTTGTCATTTTCATTCGGATTGTTTGAATAGGCTTTTAAGAAATAATTCAAACGAATATCAAATGAACCCCAACTGGTAATTCCTATAAATCCTAAAAAAAGTAATATATACCACCCCCAATCTGCCCTAATAACAAAAAGTAGTACTAGAAAGCACAATGCCAGAACAATACTGAATTTATGCTTTGACATTTTTAAGCAGAATTAAACTGTGATCTTTACCAAGATATTGATTATAGAGTAAAATCGTTTTATATGATTCTTTTTCTAAACCATTCATTTGAACAATAGCTGGAATTTGTTGTTGTTTCATGATGTTTGCAGCAATCCACAATCCAAAACCTGAAGCCGTATTGTACTCTCCACTTAAATGTTTGTAGAAAGCTTGAGGCGTTTCATTAAACAATGTTGAAGAAATTTTATAATAATCATCATAAGATGCATCACCGTTATTTCCGAAAACAACTGCATCAATATCAGAAACTGATAAACCATTTGCCTTTAAAAATTCGGTAACAAAATTTGCTACTTTTTCTGGTTGCAAAGCACTGTATATACTAACGTCCTCAATTTTAGCATAGGTTGTATCAGTTGAAGTGTTTGCTAGAGCAAAAAAGTTAGCTCCTTCACCAAATACAACACCTTTAGAGTTTGAATTCAAAACCGAATAAGGTTTATCTTCTTCACTTTTAATAACTTGAACCAATTTAAACAAGTCTAAAGTATGTTGAGAAGTCTCATCAATACCACCCACTAAAACATTGGTAACTTCATTATTATCCAACTGCATTTTGGCATCGATCAAAGCGGTTTCCATAGAAACAGCTCCATTAACATAGGTAAAATTGTAGTTTTTACATTGCAATCCAAGTGCGATTTGAGCCCCAACCGTATTGTGTGTCGATTGAATAAAAGATGTAGGTGTTAAAAATTGCTCATCATTGTCTAAAATGGCTTTTAGAAATTTTTCCGAATCCTCAACACAACCCATTCCGGTACCGGTAATGATAGCATCGGGATTTTTGATTTCTGCTTCTTCCAGTGCTTTAGTTGAAGCATAAATTCCCATTTTTACCCCTTTGGCCATACGACGAATCATCGCAGGAGGAATCATTTCTTTATAAGAGGGTTGCTGCGCATACAACACATTTTCAGTTTCATTAATGGTCATTTCGCTCAAAAACTCCGAATCAAATGTTTTTTGAACCGATACGATTCCCATTCCATTGATATAGCAACCTTTCATCTCTTATTCTATTTTAAACAGTTTAAAGTGTAGTCTTTTTAATTTTTTGAAAATATAACCGTAGAACAATTTCCTCCAAAACCGAAAGAATTTGACAATACGTGTTTGATTTCTTTATTTTTTAATGTAGTCTGCGGAATCAGATTGAATTCTTCCATAGGAGTTACAAAATTCAGATTCGGGAAAATAACATTGTTCTGCAAAGCCAAAACGCTATACACTGCCTCGATAGCCGCCGCAGCTGCCAAAGTATGACCTGTAAAGGCTTTAGTAGAACTGAATTCTGGAGTTGTATCACCAAAAATACGGATCAAAGCACGACCTTCTGACAAATCATTGTTAGGTGTAGCAGTTCCATGAGCATTAACGTAATCAATATGTGAAGGCTCAAGTCCAGCAATTTTCAGTGCTTTTTCCATTGCTAAAAAGGCACCATCTCCATTTTCTGAAGAAGCCGTTTGATGATAAGCATCGTTAGCATTGCCAAAA contains:
- a CDS encoding beta-ketoacyl synthase N-terminal-like domain-containing protein → MKGCYINGMGIVSVQKTFDSEFLSEMTINETENVLYAQQPSYKEMIPPAMIRRMAKGVKMGIYASTKALEEAEIKNPDAIITGTGMGCVEDSEKFLKAILDNDEQFLTPTSFIQSTHNTVGAQIALGLQCKNYNFTYVNGAVSMETALIDAKMQLDNNEVTNVLVGGIDETSQHTLDLFKLVQVIKSEEDKPYSVLNSNSKGVVFGEGANFFALANTSTDTTYAKIEDVSIYSALQPEKVANFVTEFLKANGLSVSDIDAVVFGNNGDASYDDYYKISSTLFNETPQAFYKHLSGEYNTASGFGLWIAANIMKQQQIPAIVQMNGLEKESYKTILLYNQYLGKDHSLILLKNVKA
- a CDS encoding polysaccharide deacetylase family protein, which gives rise to MSKHKFSIVLALCFLVLLFVIRADWGWYILLFLGFIGITSWGSFDIRLNYFLKAYSNNPNENDKRIALTFDDGPHEMTDKVLDLLLQYNAKGTFFCIGTQIEKHPDILQRIVSEGHTVGNHTYSHSKSFGFFSTNEVEQEITQTNTLLENKIQKKSLLFRPPFGVTNPNVAKAIAKTGHSVIGWNIRSLDTVIEDESQILERIKKRIQSGGIILLHDTSLKTVNVLEQLLLFLQSENYQMITVDELLNISAYEN
- a CDS encoding LolA family protein; amino-acid sequence: MKTRLYTVILLLFVLIGFAQEQKMSNSEITNFKAEVTKETKSIKTLKTDFVQYKHMDFLSKDIETSGKMAFKASNLLNWQYTKPYQYSIVFKNNKIYINDQGNKSTVDAKSKMFEKINKLIVGSVSGNMFDDNEFTIVYYKTKDFNIAKLFPKTATIKKYIKEVNLFFPENESTVSQVKLIEPSGDYTKIVFKNKQVNAKIDDSAFTN
- a CDS encoding porin family protein: MKKTIIVAFLCFLGITQVNAQSKFRPGIRGGANFAHLTQTDNPNEKYSTRTDFYIGAFGALNLSKVYTLQPEINYTRQGAKYEYIDVDNRRYNSEIKVSYLSLGVANKFKFDKFNIHLGPTLDIKVKDAGKKLGTAYNDGYYYNNDYYYNDDLTAIDFAFFLGAGFDITKNFGIEARIKKGIIPVNDNGDWDSTNVVFQTGITYTF
- a CDS encoding DUF2062 domain-containing protein: MYSAVSVSERMIKMNVCVIIPTYNNHKTLQRVLDGVLELTNSVIVVNDGSTDTTSQILNEYKRITLITVGKNQGKGNALKEGFRKAKSLGFDYAITIDSDGQHFPDDISVFLDALESEEKDVLLIGSRNMSHESVPKKSSFGNKFSNFWFWFETGIELNDTQSGYRLYPLNAIPNKFFTKKFEFEIEIIVRTAWNDIPVKNVPIKVLYDPTERVSHFRPFRDFTRISILNTVLVLLLFLYIKPRNFFRSFKKKSFIAFFKEDVLSSSDSNLKKALSIALGVFCGIAPFWGFQTAMVISVAVLLRWNKALAFTFSNVSIPPMIPFIIYGSLKVGGLFVEDKAKFTFGNPITFNHVKTNIVQYLIGSFILATVMAFIFGVGSYLVLSLSKKSKK
- a CDS encoding 3-hydroxyacyl-ACP dehydratase codes for the protein MLLKDFYTVEKLENIAEGKYNAVVLLNREHDIFKGHFPGNPVTPGVCMMQIIKELTQEILGSSLFMKSSSNVKFMALINPDNNPKLDLELEISGDLVSEIKVKNTTRFDETVALKLTNTYIKA